From Xylanibacter oryzae DSM 17970, a single genomic window includes:
- the kdpF gene encoding K(+)-transporting ATPase subunit F, with amino-acid sequence MYTVLFIIGLIIFGYLLYVLIKPEKF; translated from the coding sequence ATGTATACAGTTTTATTTATAATAGGGTTGATAATTTTCGGCTATTTGCTCTATGTTCTTATAAAGCCTGAAAAATTCTAA
- the kdpA gene encoding potassium-transporting ATPase subunit KdpA, which produces MNTEIWGVIVQIVLMVALSYPLGKYIAKVYKGEHTILDFMKPVEKFMYKLSGIDPDIEMNWKQFLRTLLTVNLFWFFWGIILLMAQGVLPLNPDGNIGQTCHQAFNTSISFLVNCDLQHYSGESGLTYFTQLSVVMLFQFITAATGMAAMAGIMKALAAKTTKTIGNFWHYLVLSCTRILLPLSLIVGFILILQGTPMGFDGKMMINTIEGNAQAVSQGPAAAIIAIKQLGTNGGGYFGANSAHPLENPTYLTNIVECCSILLIPMAMVFAFGFYIEKKKLGYCIFGVMLTAFLIGVAVNVHEETNGNPRIASLGINQSHGAMEGKEVRLGSASTALWSVATTATSNGSVNGMHDSMMPLSGLVEMLNMQINTWFGGVGVGWMNYFTFMIIAVFISGLMVGRTPELLGKKVEAREMKIASMIALLHPFIILTGTAIATYLFVHAPAFVAGEGGWLNNSGYHGLSEMLYEYTSSAANNGSGFEGLGDNTRFWNYSCGIILLLGRYLPIIGQVAIAGLLANKKFVPESAGTLKTDTVTFGIMTFAVIFIVAALSFFPVHALSTIAETLTL; this is translated from the coding sequence ATGAATACGGAAATTTGGGGAGTTATTGTTCAGATTGTTCTCATGGTGGCTCTTAGTTATCCATTGGGAAAATACATAGCTAAAGTTTATAAAGGTGAACATACCATATTGGATTTTATGAAACCGGTAGAAAAGTTCATGTACAAACTTTCAGGAATAGATCCTGATATTGAAATGAATTGGAAACAGTTCTTGCGTACATTATTGACTGTTAACTTATTCTGGTTCTTTTGGGGTATTATCCTTCTTATGGCACAAGGAGTATTGCCTTTGAATCCGGATGGTAATATTGGTCAGACTTGTCATCAGGCTTTTAATACATCCATAAGTTTCCTCGTAAACTGTGATTTACAACATTATAGTGGTGAAAGCGGACTTACTTATTTCACACAGTTGTCTGTCGTTATGCTGTTCCAGTTTATTACAGCTGCTACAGGTATGGCTGCAATGGCAGGTATTATGAAAGCACTTGCTGCCAAAACCACTAAGACAATAGGTAACTTCTGGCATTATCTGGTTCTTAGTTGTACTAGGATTCTTTTGCCGCTTTCATTGATAGTAGGTTTCATACTTATTCTTCAAGGAACACCAATGGGCTTTGACGGTAAAATGATGATAAATACTATAGAGGGTAATGCGCAGGCCGTATCACAAGGACCTGCAGCTGCTATCATTGCAATAAAACAGTTGGGTACAAATGGTGGTGGATATTTTGGTGCCAATTCAGCTCATCCACTGGAAAATCCTACTTATCTTACCAATATTGTAGAATGCTGTTCTATTCTTCTTATACCAATGGCAATGGTTTTTGCATTTGGATTTTATATAGAGAAGAAAAAACTAGGCTACTGTATATTTGGTGTGATGCTTACTGCGTTTCTTATCGGAGTTGCTGTAAATGTGCATGAAGAGACTAACGGTAACCCGAGAATAGCATCGCTGGGGATAAATCAGAGTCATGGTGCGATGGAGGGCAAGGAGGTCAGGCTTGGTAGTGCCTCTACTGCTTTGTGGAGTGTAGCCACGACAGCAACATCCAATGGTTCGGTAAATGGCATGCACGACTCGATGATGCCATTATCAGGTCTTGTAGAAATGCTTAATATGCAGATCAATACATGGTTTGGTGGAGTAGGAGTAGGTTGGATGAATTATTTTACATTCATGATAATAGCAGTATTCATAAGTGGACTTATGGTGGGTCGTACGCCCGAATTGCTTGGCAAGAAGGTTGAGGCTCGTGAGATGAAAATTGCATCAATGATAGCATTACTCCATCCTTTTATTATTCTAACAGGTACTGCAATAGCTACATACCTGTTTGTGCATGCACCTGCATTTGTTGCCGGTGAAGGTGGATGGCTTAATAACTCAGGTTATCATGGCCTTAGCGAAATGCTGTACGAGTATACCTCTTCTGCGGCAAATAATGGTTCGGGATTTGAAGGTCTTGGCGACAATACACGGTTCTGGAACTATTCTTGTGGAATAATACTTCTGTTAGGACGTTATCTGCCAATAATCGGTCAGGTGGCTATCGCAGGTTTACTGGCCAATAAAAAGTTTGTACCGGAGAGTGCCGGTACACTTAAGACAGATACCGTAACATTTGGAATTATGACCTTTGCCGTTATATTCATTGTTGCAGCATTGTCATTCTTCCCGGTACATGCCCTTAGCACGATTGCCGAAACATTGACTCTATAA
- the kdpB gene encoding potassium-transporting ATPase subunit KdpB, with amino-acid sequence MKRQATSLFQKQQVIDSLKQSFAKLNPAIMIKNPIMFTVEVSTIIMLFVSIYSLYSTSQGSFIYNTLVFITLFVTLLFANFAEAIAEARGKAQADSLRKTREETPAKLIVGNKCKTVSSSMLKKGDVFECTVGDIIPSDGEIIDGLASIDESAITGESAPVIRESGGDKSSVTGGTRVLSDTIRVKVTTQPGESFLDKMISLVEGASRQKTPNEIALTILLAAFTLVFIIVCITLKPFADYTGTVITIASFISLFVCLIPTTIGGLLSAIGIAGMDRALRANVITKSGKAVETAGDVDTLLLDKTGTITIGNRKATKFYPAPGVTNETFVTACMQSSVSDSTPEGKSIVELGSKSGVKNVKVINSGDVLINFTAETRSSGVNLKDGTEIRKGAYDAIRKIVESAGNEFPKETENLIVQISGNGGTPLVVCVNKSVAGVIELQDIIKPGIHERFERLRKMGVKTVMVTGDNPLTAEYIANIAGVDDFIAEAKPEDKMEYIKKEQMSGKLVAMMGDGTNDAPALAQANVGVAMNSGTQAAKEAGNMVDLDNDPTKLIEIVEIGKQLLMTRGTLTTFSIANDVAKYFAIVPALFMLSIPSLSAINIMRLHSPESAILSAIIFNALIIPILIPLALKGVSYKPIGASALLRRNLLIYGLGGVIVPFIGIKILDMFIGLFF; translated from the coding sequence ATGAAAAGACAAGCAACATCCTTGTTTCAAAAACAACAGGTTATAGATAGTTTGAAGCAGTCTTTTGCTAAACTTAATCCTGCAATTATGATAAAGAATCCTATAATGTTTACAGTAGAGGTTAGCACTATCATCATGTTATTCGTCTCTATTTATTCATTATATAGCACTTCGCAGGGTTCTTTTATATATAATACACTAGTTTTTATTACACTGTTTGTAACATTGCTCTTTGCTAATTTCGCAGAAGCTATAGCTGAGGCAAGAGGTAAAGCACAGGCCGACAGTCTGAGGAAAACACGTGAAGAAACTCCTGCAAAACTGATTGTAGGTAATAAATGTAAGACGGTTAGCAGTAGCATGCTTAAGAAGGGCGATGTCTTTGAATGTACAGTTGGTGATATCATTCCTTCAGACGGTGAGATTATAGACGGATTGGCATCAATAGACGAAAGTGCCATAACAGGAGAATCTGCACCTGTAATACGTGAAAGTGGCGGAGATAAAAGTTCTGTAACAGGAGGAACAAGGGTCCTTTCTGATACCATACGCGTAAAAGTAACCACACAACCCGGAGAGAGCTTTCTTGACAAGATGATATCACTTGTAGAAGGTGCTTCACGTCAGAAGACTCCTAATGAGATTGCCCTTACTATACTATTGGCAGCCTTTACCCTTGTATTCATTATTGTTTGTATTACTCTCAAACCATTTGCTGATTATACTGGTACAGTTATTACGATAGCATCATTTATCTCTCTTTTTGTATGTCTGATTCCAACAACGATAGGTGGTTTACTTTCTGCTATCGGTATAGCCGGAATGGACCGTGCATTGAGAGCGAATGTAATAACAAAATCAGGCAAAGCTGTAGAAACTGCAGGTGATGTTGATACTCTGCTGTTAGACAAGACCGGTACTATTACTATTGGCAATAGAAAAGCAACAAAGTTTTATCCTGCACCCGGAGTAACAAATGAGACTTTTGTAACTGCTTGCATGCAGTCTTCTGTATCAGATTCGACCCCCGAGGGCAAATCTATTGTTGAACTAGGTTCAAAATCCGGAGTTAAGAATGTAAAGGTAATCAATTCAGGAGATGTCCTTATCAATTTTACTGCTGAAACAAGATCATCAGGAGTAAATCTAAAAGATGGTACTGAAATAAGAAAAGGAGCATATGATGCAATCCGCAAAATTGTAGAGTCGGCAGGTAATGAATTTCCCAAAGAGACAGAAAACCTTATCGTACAGATTTCCGGCAATGGTGGTACTCCTTTGGTGGTTTGCGTAAACAAAAGTGTAGCAGGCGTAATTGAGTTGCAGGATATTATAAAACCGGGCATTCATGAACGTTTCGAGCGCTTGAGAAAAATGGGCGTAAAGACAGTAATGGTAACAGGTGATAATCCTCTTACAGCTGAATACATAGCAAATATTGCCGGTGTCGACGATTTCATCGCAGAGGCAAAGCCTGAAGATAAGATGGAATATATAAAGAAAGAACAAATGTCTGGTAAGTTGGTCGCTATGATGGGTGATGGCACAAACGATGCTCCGGCTCTGGCTCAGGCTAATGTAGGCGTAGCAATGAATAGTGGTACTCAGGCAGCAAAAGAGGCAGGTAATATGGTTGACCTGGACAACGATCCTACAAAATTGATAGAGATAGTCGAGATAGGCAAACAATTGCTGATGACCCGTGGTACCTTGACCACTTTTTCTATTGCCAATGATGTAGCAAAATATTTTGCAATAGTTCCGGCCCTCTTCATGTTATCCATCCCATCACTTTCGGCGATTAACATAATGAGGCTTCACTCACCTGAGAGTGCGATTCTTTCGGCAATAATATTTAATGCACTTATAATACCTATTTTAATACCATTGGCCCTTAAGGGCGTCAGTTACAAGCCTATCGGCGCATCCGCATTATTAAGGAGAAATCTTTTAATATATGGTCTTGGTGGCGTTATTGTACCGTTTATAGGTATTAAGATATTAGATATGTTTATAGGTTTATTTTTCTAA
- a CDS encoding K(+)-transporting ATPase subunit C has protein sequence MKTFIKSIRFTLVFCIFLAVSYILVLWIFARVAGPNKGNVAVSQLNGKVVGATNVGQSFTKDIYFWGRPSCAGNGYDATKSSGSNKGPMNSAYLKEVDKRITVFLKHHPYLKRKDIPAEMVTASGSGLDPDISPESAYIQVRRIAMARGCSETLVKEVVDKSIEKPLLGIFGTEKVNVLKMNIALDKLIVNKTEVKK, from the coding sequence ATGAAGACATTTATTAAATCAATAAGGTTCACTTTGGTATTCTGCATCTTCTTAGCTGTATCATATATACTTGTGTTGTGGATATTCGCAAGAGTGGCAGGACCCAATAAAGGTAATGTAGCTGTATCACAGCTTAATGGCAAGGTGGTAGGAGCTACAAATGTAGGACAGTCATTTACCAAAGATATCTATTTTTGGGGCCGTCCTTCTTGTGCAGGCAATGGATATGATGCCACCAAATCGAGTGGCAGTAATAAAGGACCTATGAATAGTGCTTATCTTAAAGAAGTAGACAAACGTATAACAGTATTTCTTAAGCACCATCCTTATCTTAAACGCAAAGATATTCCTGCCGAAATGGTTACTGCGAGCGGTTCAGGACTTGATCCTGACATATCCCCGGAATCGGCTTATATACAGGTAAGGCGTATTGCGATGGCCCGTGGATGTAGCGAGACATTAGTTAAGGAGGTTGTAGACAAGTCTATTGAAAAGCCTTTGTTGGGAATTTTTGGGACAGAAAAAGTCAATGTCCTTAAAATGAACATTGCTTTAGACAAACTAATCGTTAATAAGACTGAGGTAAAAAAATAA
- a CDS encoding histidine kinase — protein sequence MNERINDAHYFLNLIQKSKRGKFKIYIGMIAGVGKTCRMLRDAKDMLKDGIDVQIGFVETHGRVDTEKLLKGLPIIPPKKIFYKGKELEEMDVDTILRVHPELVIVDELAHTNVEGCRNEKRWQDVMELLDAGINVISAVNIQHIESLNEDVKTIVGIEVTERIPDQVLQTADEVVNLDLTSEELIERLKSGKIYKEANIENALNHFFTPEHILQLRELALREVALSVSKKVETEVCNNGNSIQKQFLCCIGTDDVRAKQLIRKVARLSSGDNAKFLVLYVRTPQYSNDKISLAKQRHLINNFIMAIDLGAEIIQYEASDIITGIVEVCDKYHISSVCVGKPKLSIWSLMFSALRYRHLFDALSKSNIDLIILS from the coding sequence ATGAACGAAAGAATAAACGATGCACATTATTTCCTTAATTTGATACAGAAATCAAAACGAGGGAAATTCAAAATCTATATCGGCATGATTGCAGGTGTAGGGAAGACCTGCCGTATGTTACGCGATGCAAAAGACATGCTTAAAGACGGCATTGATGTTCAGATAGGTTTTGTCGAAACACATGGAAGAGTTGATACCGAGAAACTTCTGAAAGGTTTGCCTATAATACCTCCTAAAAAGATATTCTATAAAGGTAAAGAACTGGAAGAAATGGATGTAGACACCATTTTGCGAGTTCATCCTGAGCTTGTTATTGTAGACGAGTTGGCACATACCAATGTTGAAGGTTGTCGCAATGAGAAAAGATGGCAAGATGTAATGGAACTACTTGATGCAGGGATTAATGTTATATCTGCTGTCAACATACAGCATATAGAGAGTCTTAATGAGGATGTCAAGACTATTGTTGGCATTGAGGTTACAGAACGTATTCCTGATCAGGTGTTACAGACTGCAGACGAAGTTGTCAATTTAGACTTGACCTCTGAAGAACTTATTGAGCGGCTTAAGAGTGGTAAGATCTATAAAGAGGCAAATATTGAGAATGCTCTTAATCATTTCTTTACCCCCGAGCATATCCTGCAATTGAGAGAACTTGCTCTTCGAGAAGTTGCATTGAGCGTATCAAAAAAGGTTGAAACAGAGGTTTGTAATAATGGCAATAGCATTCAGAAGCAATTCTTATGCTGTATAGGTACAGATGATGTCAGGGCTAAGCAATTAATACGTAAGGTAGCCCGACTATCTTCGGGTGATAATGCAAAGTTTCTTGTCCTTTATGTCCGCACGCCACAATACAGTAATGATAAGATAAGTCTTGCTAAACAACGTCATCTCATCAACAATTTTATTATGGCTATAGATTTGGGCGCAGAGATAATACAATATGAGGCATCTGATATTATCACTGGTATAGTAGAGGTTTGCGATAAGTATCATATTAGTTCTGTATGCGTTGGCAAACCCAAACTTAGTATCTGGTCGTTGATGTTCTCTGCATTACGCTACCGGCATCTTTTTGATGCCCTGTCAAAGTCTAATATCGATTTAATAATATTATCATAG
- a CDS encoding sensor histidine kinase has product MKTKNKIAFSIGILLIVIASLGIFASRSIQMIKLNTENILKDNYNSVMYSQNMLKAISIYDSDSTAAMNLFVKNMNLQKHNETEWNEKQTTKQLIHDYDLFLKVKDAGSRLRLESTINSIIKLNTDAIQRKSEKAVDSAQSVLFYTILLSLVSTLIAIFMLLRFPKMFTSPIKALLEGIIEISNHKYDKRLDFGPNSEFTDVAKSFNNMAKELSVFQESSMSRIISTKQYLETVINAIKEPILGLSDKKDILFANTAVTQILNIPTEKLIDKSALDLSLSNDLLRRLIRGMEKGSDKKDSDDDKEKDNDDNKDKDNDSPLKIYSDNKECYYEVHYLPLSKNSGTVVLLSDVTKFKMRDDAKTNFISVISHELKTPISAILMSLKLLEDERVGNMNGEQKELAQNIQDNSDRLLSITGELLKMTQVEAGVLHLNPKITKPIELIDYAINATRVLAEHWNCNIEVDYPEDKISKIFVDSEKIAWVITNLLSNAIHYSSENARVIIGARQLDKKVEIFVQDFGKGIDPRYHKTIFDRYFRVPGTKVQGSGLGLSISKDFVEAHGGTIRVDSKPGEGSRFVVTFNT; this is encoded by the coding sequence ATGAAAACAAAGAACAAAATAGCATTCTCTATCGGTATATTGCTGATTGTCATAGCCAGTCTTGGTATTTTTGCATCTCGGTCAATACAGATGATAAAATTAAATACAGAGAATATCCTTAAAGATAATTATAATTCTGTGATGTATTCTCAGAATATGTTGAAGGCAATAAGCATTTACGACAGCGACTCTACTGCTGCCATGAATTTGTTTGTAAAGAACATGAACCTTCAGAAACATAATGAGACGGAGTGGAATGAGAAACAGACCACAAAACAATTGATTCATGATTATGACTTATTTCTGAAAGTAAAGGATGCGGGCAGCAGACTCAGATTGGAAAGTACAATAAACAGTATCATCAAACTAAATACCGATGCTATCCAGCGGAAGTCTGAAAAAGCTGTCGACAGTGCTCAAAGCGTATTGTTCTACACCATCTTGTTGTCTTTGGTCAGTACTCTGATAGCAATATTTATGCTACTCAGATTTCCGAAGATGTTTACATCACCTATAAAGGCACTTCTTGAGGGAATCATAGAAATATCTAACCATAAATACGATAAGCGTTTAGATTTTGGTCCGAATTCTGAATTTACCGATGTTGCGAAGTCGTTTAATAATATGGCCAAAGAACTGTCTGTGTTTCAAGAGAGCAGTATGTCTCGTATTATATCCACAAAGCAGTATCTGGAAACAGTAATAAATGCGATAAAAGAACCTATTTTGGGACTTAGTGATAAAAAGGATATCTTGTTTGCCAATACTGCTGTTACTCAGATTCTGAATATTCCTACCGAAAAACTTATTGATAAGTCTGCACTGGATCTGTCATTGTCTAACGATTTGCTGAGGAGACTGATTAGAGGTATGGAAAAAGGTAGTGATAAAAAAGATAGTGATGATGATAAGGAGAAAGATAATGATGATAATAAGGATAAGGATAATGACAGTCCGTTAAAGATCTATTCTGATAATAAAGAGTGTTATTATGAAGTACATTACCTGCCTCTCTCCAAAAATTCAGGCACAGTAGTACTGCTTAGCGATGTCACCAAGTTTAAGATGCGAGATGATGCCAAGACCAATTTCATATCAGTGATATCACACGAATTGAAGACGCCTATATCAGCTATTCTTATGAGTCTTAAACTGTTGGAAGATGAACGGGTAGGCAATATGAATGGCGAACAGAAAGAGTTGGCACAGAATATTCAGGATAACAGCGACAGACTGCTTAGCATCACAGGCGAACTGCTTAAGATGACTCAGGTAGAAGCCGGTGTATTACACCTGAATCCGAAGATAACAAAACCTATAGAACTGATAGATTATGCAATAAATGCCACAAGGGTACTGGCCGAGCATTGGAATTGCAATATAGAGGTTGACTATCCTGAAGATAAGATCTCCAAAATCTTTGTCGACAGCGAGAAGATAGCATGGGTGATCACCAATTTACTGTCTAATGCGATACATTATTCATCAGAGAATGCTCGTGTGATAATTGGTGCAAGACAGTTAGACAAGAAAGTAGAGATATTTGTGCAGGACTTCGGTAAGGGAATAGATCCACGTTATCACAAAACCATCTTCGACCGTTATTTCAGAGTACCGGGCACAAAAGTGCAAGGCAGTGGACTTGGTCTTTCAATATCCAAGGACTTTGTTGAGGCTCATGGTGGCACAATCCGTGTGGATAGCAAACCGGGAGAAGGCAGCCGCTTTGTTGTTACTTTTAATACATAG
- a CDS encoding MarR family winged helix-turn-helix transcriptional regulator, with translation MVAKEKKLPREPIGRITGRISKIFFGTLKKRLASLNIERSFYPLLLINNGNNELTQQDLAEELCIDKVQVVRIIDYLSGNGYVERIQNPKDRREYKLHITDSGREAIPYIEKTIGDLSEIAFKGIPPEKIDELYSTLYLIKKNILCLKDEIGE, from the coding sequence ATGGTCGCAAAAGAAAAAAAACTGCCGAGAGAACCTATTGGACGTATAACAGGACGGATAAGCAAGATTTTCTTTGGAACACTCAAAAAGAGATTGGCAAGTCTTAATATCGAGCGTTCTTTTTATCCTCTATTATTAATTAACAATGGAAACAACGAACTTACACAGCAGGATCTTGCCGAAGAACTGTGCATTGACAAAGTACAAGTTGTACGCATTATTGATTATCTGTCAGGAAATGGTTATGTAGAAAGAATACAAAATCCCAAAGACAGACGCGAATACAAACTGCACATTACTGATAGCGGACGCGAAGCCATACCTTATATTGAAAAGACTATTGGTGATTTGTCAGAAATTGCATTTAAAGGAATACCACCCGAAAAAATTGATGAGTTGTATTCCACTCTATATTTAATTAAGAAGAATATTTTATGTCTAAAAGATGAAATAGGAGAATGA
- a CDS encoding efflux RND transporter periplasmic adaptor subunit gives MKKTNIIIAIALLLLTVLFIKVGFTKPKGDKEKKEKTNKKVDAFVVTPSLLTSDITVTGSLAAYDEVDLKNEMSGRVVMVNLPEGKFVKKGTLLIKLYDDDLKAALSKLKAQLAIQKSIYRRQSKLLKVNGISQNDYEQTVLQLNSISADIAEERALIRKTEVRAPFDGTIGLRNVSVGAIVSPSTLLATIRTNQKIKLDFFVPEKYSALITVGMRVSFTMSNNDKLYYAKVIATEHGIDNMTRNLKVRAIINTSGKELVPGAFANVKLKLGENTRALMIPTQSIIPAEEDNSVIIARQGKAHFVNIKTGIRESSKIEVTEGLEPGDTIMTSGLMFLKEGSKIIYSSINK, from the coding sequence ATGAAAAAGACAAATATCATAATAGCTATTGCATTACTACTCTTAACGGTCCTTTTCATTAAGGTAGGATTTACAAAGCCAAAAGGAGACAAAGAAAAAAAGGAGAAAACTAATAAGAAGGTTGATGCTTTTGTGGTTACACCCTCATTGCTTACCTCTGATATCACAGTTACAGGTTCGCTTGCAGCCTACGATGAAGTGGATCTTAAAAATGAGATGTCGGGAAGGGTAGTCATGGTAAATTTGCCTGAGGGTAAATTCGTGAAAAAGGGCACGTTGCTAATCAAACTATACGATGATGATCTGAAAGCAGCGCTGTCTAAATTGAAAGCGCAGTTGGCTATCCAGAAAAGCATTTATAGACGGCAGTCAAAACTTCTCAAGGTCAATGGAATCAGTCAGAACGATTATGAACAAACTGTGTTACAGCTCAATTCTATAAGTGCCGATATTGCCGAAGAGAGAGCTTTGATACGTAAGACAGAGGTGAGAGCTCCATTCGATGGCACTATTGGACTGAGAAATGTAAGCGTTGGAGCAATCGTCAGTCCATCCACCTTGCTTGCCACCATCAGAACGAACCAAAAAATAAAACTTGACTTCTTTGTTCCCGAAAAATACAGCGCGCTGATTACTGTCGGGATGAGGGTGTCATTCACAATGTCGAATAATGATAAATTATATTATGCTAAGGTCATAGCTACCGAACATGGCATTGATAATATGACGCGTAATCTGAAGGTCAGGGCAATCATCAACACCTCAGGCAAAGAACTTGTACCGGGTGCGTTTGCCAATGTAAAACTGAAACTTGGTGAAAATACAAGGGCGCTGATGATACCTACTCAGTCTATTATTCCTGCCGAAGAAGATAACTCTGTCATCATTGCACGCCAAGGCAAAGCTCATTTCGTTAATATTAAGACAGGAATCCGCGAATCGTCTAAAATAGAAGTCACCGAAGGTCTGGAACCGGGCGACACAATCATGACTTCGGGCTTAATGTTCTTGAAAGAGGGATCAAAAATTATCTATTCATCAATTAATAAATAA